The nucleotide sequence TGGAATATTTAACAAGGTTTTATCAAAATTAAATAATTTGGAAAGTGATGTTGTTGTTGACAGTTTTTATTCTCAATTAAAATCAAAGAACGAATTGATCCGTAAATACACCATAAATTTGGATGAAAATTTAAATTCGTTTGCCTTGCTCAATCACACATTTACCTATGATGGTTTCTTTATTCATATTCCAAAGAATGTTACGGTTGAAAAGCCTATACATATTATAAATATTAATGTTGATGATAATTTAAAACCGCTTGTACAGCCAAGAAACTTAATTATTGCTGAAGAAAACACCGAGGCAAATATTATTTATGAATTTGTAGGCACTAACGGTGATGAATATTTTACAAATGTTATAACTGACATTTATGTTAAGGATAATTCTCGTGTTAATTTTATAAAATTGCAAAACGAATCCAATACCGCATACCACATTGATAAAACGGATATTCATCAGACCGGATCAAGCGTATTTAATCATTTCTCACTTGCTTTCGGAAGCAAAATTAATAGAAATGACATAAACGCAAAGTTAGACGGTGAGAATATTGAACTGCACCTTTACGGATTGTATTTGGGAAATGAAGATCAGCATATTGATCACCATACATTTATCAATCACGCACAACCAAATTGTGTTAGCAATGAACTTTATAAAGGTATTCTAGATGATAAATCTAAAGGGGTTTTTTCAGGAAAAATTTTAGTCGATCAAATTGCGCAAAAAACTAACGCTTTTCAGTCAAATAAATCTGTTCTGCTTTCAAATGAGGCAAGCATTGACGCTAAGCCGCAATTGGAAATTTATGCTGATGACGTAAAATGTTCGCACGGCGCAACAGTCGGTAAGCTCGATGAACAAGCGTATTTTTATATACGTTCAAGAGGAGTTTCTGCTGAAGCGGCAAGATCAATGCTTATACGAGCATTTATTGATGATGTAGTTAACGAAATTAAGATTGAACAAATAAAAGAAAAAGTAAATCACTTAATATTTGAACATTTACGCAGAGAAGAATTTTAATGAATTTTGACATTGATGTAAAATATAGTTCAAGACAAACAAAAACTTTCAGAAAGTTTTCCGTCGATGATGTAAGAAAAGATTTCCCTATCTTGAGCAGATTTGTAAACGGTAAACCATTAGTTTATTTGGATAACGCGGCAACTTCTCAAAAACCGAAATCAGTTATTGATACAATAACTAATTATTATACGTATGAAAACGCCAATATTCACAGAGGCTTACACTTTCTTAGCGAGTTGGCGACTGAATCATATGAAAACGCAAGATTGAAAGTAAAAGAATTTTTAAACGCAATGAGCGTTTCTGAAATAATTTTTGTACGCGGCGCGACCGAAGGTATAAATCTAATTTCAAATTCACTTGGCAGAACAGATTATTTTTCCGAAGGTGATGAAATAATAATCTCATATATGGAACATCATTCTAATATTGTTCCCTGGCAGCTGCTTTGCGAAAGAAAAAATCTAAAACTAAAAGTTGTTCCCATAAATGATAAAGGTGAAATCATTTTTGAAGAATATGAAAAATTGATTTCAGAGAAGACCAAATTAATTTCAATTGTACATATTTCAAATGCGCTCGGCACAATTAATCCTGTAAAAAAAATTGTTGAAAAAGCTCACGAATATAATATTCCCGTTGTTTTAGACGGAGCCCAAGCCGTTTCACATGTAAAAGTAGATGTTCAGAATCTAGACTGTGATTTCTATGTTTTTTCAGGTCACAAAGTTTTTGGTCCAACCGGGATTGGCGTACTTTATGGTAAAACAGAATTTTTGGATAAAATGCCTCCATTCCAAGGCGGCGGAGATATGATTAGAGAAGTAACATTTGAAGGTACAACCTATGATGATTTACCTCAAAAATTTGAAGCCGGAACTCCAAATATTGTTGGTGGAATTGCGCTTGGAACGGCTATCGATTATTTAACTTCTTTTGATCCCGTTGAAATAGAGCGGCATGAATCCGAATTATTGAAGTATGGAACGGAAAAATTGCTTCAAATAGAAGGACTTAAGATAATTGGAACAGCGAAAGAAAAAGCATCTGTCATTTCATTTATTATTAAAGATATTCATCCATATGATATTGGGACAATAATTGATACAGACGGTATTGCAATAAGAACCGGTCATCACTGTACAATGCCATTAATTAAAAGATTTGGTTTACCGGCAACTGCCAGAGCTTCATTTTCCCTGTATAATAAAATTGAAGAGATCGATCAATTATATTATGCGCTTTTAAAAGTAAAAAAAATGTTTTCTTAGGTAATAAAATGATTGATAAAGGTTATATCGAGCAAAAAATAATTTCCGTGCTGGAAACTGTTTATGATCCTGAAATTCCGGTTAATATTTACGAACTTGGAATGATCTATAATATAAAAGTTGATGAAGAAGCAAACGTAGAAATTACTATGACGCTTACTTCGCCTTCTTGTCCTGTTGCGGAAAGTTTGCCAGGAGAAGTAAGACAAAGAATAAAAGATATTGAGGATATTAAAGATGTTAAAATCAATTTAGTTTGGGAACCGCCATGGAATAAGGATATGATGAGCGATGAAGCAAAATTGAATTTAGGTTTTTTATAATAAATTATAACAAAAATAGAAAGGCGTAAAATGTTTGAAATAAATAACTCTTCACCAATGTACGATCCACGAGCGGTGCAGCCAATGAGAGATGAACTTACTTATGTTGGATTTAAAGAATTAACCAGCTCTGATCAAGTTGATGCGGTACTATCAAAAAAGAATGATGAAACAACATTTGTGTTCATCAATTCCGTATGCGGATGCGCAGCTGGCAGCGCAAGACCCGCTGTTTCATTGGCATTACAAAACAATATTATACCGGATAACATTGTAACCGTTTTTGCCGGACAGGATAAAGAAGCCGTTGCGACAGTAAGAGAAAAATATTTGCCCAAATTTCCTCCGTCTTCACCTTCCGCGGCACTTATAAAAAACGGCGAAGTGATTTTTATGCTTCCTAGGCATCATATTGAAGGCAGGTCTCCGGAACAAATTGCCGAAATTCTTCAGAAAGTGTTTTCAGATAATTGCAAAAATAACGGACCGTCAATTTCAAAAGAAAAGTATGATAAATTAATTCATGCAAAAATGTGCGGTTCAAAAATTCCCCTAAATGAAGAATAATTTAGATTACTAACATGAAATTTACATCGCAAGAAGAATATGGTTTGAGATGTTTAGTTAGACTTGGAAATTCTTACGATTCCGGAATAGGATTGACTATTCCGGATATTAGTAATAATGAAGGAATTTCCGAAGATAATGTTGCAAAAACTTTAAGACTACTCAGACTTAACGGCTATTTGGACAGTGAGCGAGGACGAAACGGCGGATATACGTTAACCAAGCATCCAAAGGATATTTTGATTGGTGACGTAATGAATATTTTGGGCGGAAAATTTTTTGAATCGACTTACTGTCAAATACACAGTCCTGATTTAGTGATATGTACTCATTCAACGGATTGTTCAATTAGATCATTCTGGCAGCTAATTCAAAAATCTATAGACCAGGTAATGAATAACTTAACATTACAGGATCTGCTAAATTCGGAAAAAACCGTTTTTGAAGAAACAGCAAAAAAAATTGATCTGCAGCAAGCAAGTTAAACTTATTTTGTTTGTGTACATTCATCAACCAAAAAAACAATTGATTG is from Ignavibacteriota bacterium and encodes:
- a CDS encoding Rrf2 family transcriptional regulator — translated: MKFTSQEEYGLRCLVRLGNSYDSGIGLTIPDISNNEGISEDNVAKTLRLLRLNGYLDSERGRNGGYTLTKHPKDILIGDVMNILGGKFFESTYCQIHSPDLVICTHSTDCSIRSFWQLIQKSIDQVMNNLTLQDLLNSEKTVFEETAKKIDLQQAS
- the sufD gene encoding Fe-S cluster assembly protein SufD, translating into MKNNNIKEWYLENFQHFTKANIDELSELRTNAAKMFEVSEFPTKKNEEWKYTNISPILNHEFVPSPNANKDVTKLSLDKNIISNLEVHLLVFVNGIFNKVLSKLNNLESDVVVDSFYSQLKSKNELIRKYTINLDENLNSFALLNHTFTYDGFFIHIPKNVTVEKPIHIININVDDNLKPLVQPRNLIIAEENTEANIIYEFVGTNGDEYFTNVITDIYVKDNSRVNFIKLQNESNTAYHIDKTDIHQTGSSVFNHFSLAFGSKINRNDINAKLDGENIELHLYGLYLGNEDQHIDHHTFINHAQPNCVSNELYKGILDDKSKGVFSGKILVDQIAQKTNAFQSNKSVLLSNEASIDAKPQLEIYADDVKCSHGATVGKLDEQAYFYIRSRGVSAEAARSMLIRAFIDDVVNEIKIEQIKEKVNHLIFEHLRREEF
- a CDS encoding cysteine desulfurase, whose amino-acid sequence is MNFDIDVKYSSRQTKTFRKFSVDDVRKDFPILSRFVNGKPLVYLDNAATSQKPKSVIDTITNYYTYENANIHRGLHFLSELATESYENARLKVKEFLNAMSVSEIIFVRGATEGINLISNSLGRTDYFSEGDEIIISYMEHHSNIVPWQLLCERKNLKLKVVPINDKGEIIFEEYEKLISEKTKLISIVHISNALGTINPVKKIVEKAHEYNIPVVLDGAQAVSHVKVDVQNLDCDFYVFSGHKVFGPTGIGVLYGKTEFLDKMPPFQGGGDMIREVTFEGTTYDDLPQKFEAGTPNIVGGIALGTAIDYLTSFDPVEIERHESELLKYGTEKLLQIEGLKIIGTAKEKASVISFIIKDIHPYDIGTIIDTDGIAIRTGHHCTMPLIKRFGLPATARASFSLYNKIEEIDQLYYALLKVKKMFS
- a CDS encoding BrxA/BrxB family bacilliredoxin, translating into MFEINNSSPMYDPRAVQPMRDELTYVGFKELTSSDQVDAVLSKKNDETTFVFINSVCGCAAGSARPAVSLALQNNIIPDNIVTVFAGQDKEAVATVREKYLPKFPPSSPSAALIKNGEVIFMLPRHHIEGRSPEQIAEILQKVFSDNCKNNGPSISKEKYDKLIHAKMCGSKIPLNEE
- a CDS encoding SUF system Fe-S cluster assembly protein, with the protein product MIDKGYIEQKIISVLETVYDPEIPVNIYELGMIYNIKVDEEANVEITMTLTSPSCPVAESLPGEVRQRIKDIEDIKDVKINLVWEPPWNKDMMSDEAKLNLGFL